In Candidatus Coatesbacteria bacterium, a genomic segment contains:
- the clpP gene encoding ATP-dependent Clp endopeptidase proteolytic subunit ClpP encodes MSLVPIVIEQSGRTERAYDIYSRLLKERIIFIGTPIDDSIANLVIAQLLFLEQEDSSRDIALYINSPGGYVSAGLAIYDTMQFVRPDISTYCIGQAASMAAVLSAGGTEGKRFALPNSILMIHQPLGGYSGQATDIEIHAQEILRLKQRMAEILAHHTGQDIETIKKDTERDNFIPAQEALEYGLVDKILEKRELG; translated from the coding sequence ATGAGCCTCGTTCCCATCGTCATCGAGCAGTCCGGTCGCACCGAGCGGGCCTACGACATCTACTCCCGCCTGCTCAAGGAGCGCATCATCTTTATCGGCACCCCGATCGACGACAGCATCGCCAACCTGGTCATCGCCCAGCTCCTTTTCCTGGAGCAGGAGGACTCCAGTCGGGACATCGCCCTGTACATCAATTCGCCGGGCGGCTACGTCTCCGCCGGTCTGGCCATTTACGATACCATGCAGTTCGTCCGCCCCGACATCTCGACCTACTGCATCGGCCAGGCGGCCAGCATGGCCGCGGTCCTTTCCGCCGGCGGCACCGAGGGAAAACGCTTCGCCCTGCCCAACAGTATCCTGATGATCCACCAGCCCCTGGGTGGCTACTCGGGCCAGGCCACCGACATCGAGATCCACGCCCAGGAGATCCTGCGACTCAAGCAGCGAATGGCCGAGATCCTGGCCCATCACACCGGTCAAGACATCGAGACGATCAAAAAGGACACCGAACGCGACAATTTCATCCCCGCCCAGGAAGCCCTCGAGTACGGCCTCGTCGACAAGATCCTCGAAAAGCGTGAACTGGGCTAA
- the clpX gene encoding ATP-dependent Clp protease ATP-binding subunit ClpX, with protein sequence MTDKTDKQELKCNFCGRPQSRVKRLIIGNSANICDECIRLSARYLQSEKPTVEEELGEVPTPREIRRKLDDYVVGHDRAKKILAVAVYNHYRRIEHNLLRPARRDFSPGAVQEDDDGVELEKANILLVGPTGTGKTLLARTLARSLNVPFAIADATTLTEAGYVGEDVENIILKLVQAADYNIERAQHGIVYIDEIDKIGRKTDSPSITRDVSGEGVQQALLKIIEGTVAAVPPQGGRKHPEQKYIYIDTTNILFICGGMFHDLDQIIARRVGRNIIGFSDEPHTDKERELREARLEPEDLIKYGLIPELVGRLPVTARLRELDEDQLATILTKPRNALVRQYQRQFELEGVELEVTRGALREIAGEAMRRKVGARGLRAILEELMLEAFYNLPVPVKKVKLTARVVRERLDPVAEALKERDRKVG encoded by the coding sequence GTGACCGACAAAACGGACAAACAAGAGCTCAAGTGCAACTTCTGCGGCCGGCCCCAGAGCCGGGTCAAGCGGCTGATCATCGGCAACTCGGCCAACATCTGCGACGAGTGCATCCGGCTTTCGGCCCGCTACTTGCAGAGCGAAAAACCGACCGTGGAGGAGGAGCTGGGGGAAGTTCCCACCCCGCGCGAGATCCGCCGGAAACTCGACGATTACGTCGTCGGTCACGATCGGGCCAAGAAGATCCTCGCCGTGGCGGTCTACAACCACTACCGGCGCATCGAGCACAATCTGCTGCGACCCGCTCGACGTGACTTCAGCCCCGGCGCCGTGCAGGAAGACGACGACGGGGTCGAGCTGGAAAAGGCCAACATCCTCCTCGTCGGCCCGACGGGCACCGGCAAGACCCTGCTGGCCCGGACCCTGGCCCGCAGCCTCAATGTACCCTTCGCCATCGCCGACGCCACCACACTGACCGAGGCCGGCTACGTCGGCGAGGACGTCGAGAACATCATCCTCAAGCTGGTCCAGGCCGCCGATTACAACATCGAACGCGCCCAGCACGGCATCGTCTACATCGATGAGATCGACAAGATCGGGCGCAAGACCGACTCGCCCTCGATCACCCGCGACGTCTCCGGCGAAGGCGTCCAGCAGGCCCTGCTGAAGATCATCGAGGGCACGGTGGCCGCCGTCCCGCCCCAGGGCGGGCGCAAGCACCCGGAACAAAAATACATCTACATCGACACCACCAACATCCTGTTCATCTGCGGCGGGATGTTCCATGACCTCGACCAGATCATCGCCCGGCGGGTGGGCCGCAACATCATCGGCTTCTCCGACGAGCCGCATACCGACAAGGAGCGTGAGCTGCGCGAGGCCCGGCTGGAGCCCGAAGACCTGATCAAGTACGGCCTGATCCCCGAGCTGGTCGGCCGCCTGCCGGTGACCGCCCGGCTGCGGGAGCTCGACGAGGATCAACTGGCCACCATCCTGACCAAGCCGCGCAACGCCCTGGTGCGCCAGTACCAGCGCCAGTTCGAGCTCGAGGGTGTCGAGCTCGAGGTCACCCGGGGCGCCCTGCGCGAGATCGCCGGCGAGGCGATGCGGCGCAAGGTCGGCGCCCGGGGACTGCGCGCCATTCTCGAGGAGCTGATGCTCGAAGCCTTCTATAACCTGCCCGTGCCGGTCAAGAAGGTCAAACTCACCGCCCGCGTGGTCCGCGAACGCCTGGACCCCGTCGCCGAGGCCCTCAAGGAGCGCGACCGTAAGGTCGGTTAA
- the menA gene encoding 1,4-dihydroxy-2-naphthoate octaprenyltransferase, whose protein sequence is MRAPPTGRSKPKARLPEPMVNCKLLSETLRAPFFTATLSTVLVGNLAGFAHTGRLDPLMLVLSLAAMLFVHAGANTANDYFDAATGNDDVNPYHTPFNGGSRVIQDGRVSRRTVGLISLVSFLAATGLGLVIWLLTPGNLILWLGLFGVLTGAAYTAPPLRLGYRGLGEAVIALDFGLLPVVGGFYVQTGAYHPAALYAGITPSLLILAVIWINQFPDYQADAAVGKRTLVVRLGRRRSRWIFAALLTGVYLASLMLTLLDRAPWWTLLVWTTLPLAVGALRIAWRRYDEPLELIPAEGKTVQLQLFGNLALAAGYLLAGLS, encoded by the coding sequence ATGCGGGCGCCGCCCACCGGGCGGTCTAAGCCAAAAGCCCGCCTCCCGGAGCCAATGGTGAACTGCAAACTGCTCAGCGAAACCCTGCGGGCGCCCTTCTTCACCGCCACGCTGTCGACGGTCCTGGTGGGCAACCTGGCCGGCTTCGCCCATACCGGACGCCTGGACCCGCTGATGCTGGTGCTCTCCCTGGCGGCGATGCTCTTCGTTCACGCCGGCGCCAACACCGCCAACGACTACTTCGACGCCGCCACGGGCAACGACGACGTCAACCCCTACCACACGCCCTTCAACGGTGGCTCCCGGGTCATCCAGGACGGCCGGGTCAGTCGCCGGACCGTTGGTCTGATCTCCCTGGTCAGCTTCCTGGCCGCTACCGGTCTGGGCCTCGTCATCTGGCTGCTGACGCCGGGAAACCTGATCCTCTGGCTCGGCCTGTTCGGCGTCCTGACCGGCGCCGCCTACACCGCTCCACCACTGCGCTTGGGGTATCGCGGCCTCGGCGAAGCCGTCATCGCCCTCGATTTCGGCCTGCTGCCCGTCGTGGGCGGCTTCTACGTCCAGACCGGCGCCTACCACCCCGCCGCCCTCTACGCCGGGATCACCCCCAGCCTGCTGATCCTGGCCGTCATCTGGATCAACCAGTTCCCCGACTACCAGGCCGACGCCGCCGTCGGCAAGCGCACCCTCGTCGTCAGACTGGGACGGCGACGCTCGCGCTGGATCTTCGCCGCCCTGCTGACCGGCGTGTACCTGGCCTCGCTGATGCTTACCCTCCTCGACCGGGCACCCTGGTGGACACTCCTCGTCTGGACCACCCTGCCGCTGGCCGTCGGCGCCCTGCGCATCGCCTGGCGACGCTACGACGAACCCCTGGAACTCATTCCCGCCGAGGGCAAGACCGTCCAGCTCCAGCTCTTCGGTAACCTGGCCCTGGCCGCCGGTTACCTGCTCGCGGGGCTGAGCTGA
- a CDS encoding sulfatase-like hydrolase/transferase encodes MNETNGHPRTGFIKECRRLITAALPAAYAYLLLFSGGYLLLHGEPPSWFYAGVGFHELLRWLSGALVLFPLTALLVCLPLVVLYIGLTRLLRLDEERRLRWGVVPVAAAATALLGLRADLNIFHSLTAALSYLATLGLGALLVWGWFKRRELVLELARICGWVPAGGAALWLALIFLLPVEPPSLSVNPEPAAPVNVVIVLSDAHRADVNALYGGPVPTPNLERLARRGMTYDNCYSPSNWTVPAVTALFSGLEPAVNGMDSSAGLRGGVPYLPVILRDHGWRTRAAIANNIFTNNSGLKSGFDYYALRCELVFGGGFLEYRWGPLYLDWSFELALRLNKIFYDHT; translated from the coding sequence ATGAACGAGACCAATGGGCACCCCCGGACCGGCTTCATCAAGGAGTGCCGACGCCTGATCACCGCGGCGCTGCCCGCCGCCTACGCCTACCTGCTGCTGTTCAGCGGCGGCTACCTGCTGCTCCACGGTGAGCCGCCCTCGTGGTTCTACGCCGGGGTCGGCTTCCACGAGCTGCTGCGCTGGCTCTCCGGCGCCCTGGTCCTCTTTCCCCTCACGGCCCTGCTGGTCTGCCTGCCCCTCGTCGTCCTCTACATCGGCCTGACCCGGCTGCTCAGGTTGGACGAGGAGCGCCGGCTGCGCTGGGGCGTCGTGCCCGTGGCCGCCGCCGCGACGGCCCTGCTGGGACTGCGGGCCGATTTGAATATCTTCCACTCCCTGACCGCCGCCCTATCCTATCTGGCGACCCTGGGGCTGGGCGCCCTGCTGGTCTGGGGCTGGTTCAAACGTCGGGAGCTGGTCCTCGAACTGGCTCGCATCTGCGGTTGGGTCCCGGCCGGCGGCGCGGCGCTCTGGCTGGCGCTGATCTTCCTCCTACCCGTCGAGCCGCCCTCCCTCTCCGTCAACCCCGAACCCGCCGCCCCGGTCAACGTCGTCATCGTCCTCTCCGACGCCCACCGCGCCGACGTCAACGCCCTTTACGGCGGACCCGTCCCCACGCCCAACCTCGAACGCCTGGCCCGCCGCGGCATGACCTACGACAACTGCTACTCGCCCAGCAACTGGACCGTTCCGGCGGTGACGGCGCTGTTCTCCGGGCTGGAGCCCGCAGTCAACGGCATGGACTCCAGCGCCGGGCTGCGCGGGGGCGTGCCCTATCTGCCGGTGATCCTGCGGGACCACGGCTGGCGCACCCGGGCGGCGATCGCCAACAACATCTTCACCAACAACAGCGGCCTCAAGTCCGGCTTCGACTACTACGCCCTGCGCTGCGAGCTGGTCTTCGGCGGCGGCTTCCTCGAGTACCGCTGGGGACCGCTGTACCTCGACTGGTCCTTCGAGCTGGCCCTGCGACTCAACAAGATCTTCTACGATCACACCTGA
- the selA gene encoding L-seryl-tRNA(Sec) selenium transferase: MIVNEVAPVLNCTGVVLHTGLGRAPLHPEVAAAMRAAAGAATVEIEPDSGRRGQRQDVVGRRLERLLGQPGCAFNNNAAATLICLAACCAPKNAVVGVSRLVAIGGSFEMPAVMARSGCGLVEVGSVNRTTVEDYVRAVDTSTGAIFAAHRSNFRLEGNYREPNLAELAAVAHEHRLPLIYDQGSGLLESTPWSGTASTVRGALADGADLVCFSGDKLFGGPQAGLIVGRRELVERCIHHPLARAARLDKTMLAGLAALLELYLAGRQDELPTLRLLGTPAEELHRRAELLSRKLRESSLPGVTIEVTNTVGRAGSGALPLVDFPGAGLLIEQAQPNARELARRCRRAGVYGRVVDDRLLLDLRSLPPENDETLCQIARGIMTGGDL, encoded by the coding sequence CTGATCGTGAACGAGGTCGCTCCGGTATTGAACTGCACCGGCGTGGTGCTGCACACCGGCCTGGGACGGGCGCCGCTGCATCCCGAGGTCGCAGCAGCCATGCGGGCCGCGGCGGGCGCGGCCACGGTGGAGATCGAGCCCGACAGCGGTCGGCGCGGTCAACGTCAGGACGTCGTCGGTCGGCGGCTGGAGAGACTGCTCGGTCAACCCGGCTGCGCCTTCAACAACAACGCAGCGGCGACGCTGATCTGTCTGGCGGCCTGCTGCGCACCGAAGAACGCCGTCGTCGGCGTCTCGCGCCTGGTGGCCATCGGCGGCTCCTTCGAGATGCCGGCGGTGATGGCCCGCTCGGGCTGCGGTCTGGTCGAAGTGGGCAGCGTCAATCGAACCACCGTCGAGGACTACGTCCGGGCCGTCGACACGAGCACGGGGGCGATCTTCGCCGCCCATCGCTCTAACTTCCGCCTCGAGGGTAACTATCGCGAGCCGAATCTGGCCGAGCTGGCCGCTGTGGCCCACGAGCACAGACTGCCGCTGATCTACGATCAGGGCTCCGGCCTGCTGGAGTCGACGCCCTGGTCGGGGACGGCCTCGACGGTCCGCGGGGCCCTGGCCGACGGCGCGGACCTGGTCTGTTTCTCCGGCGACAAGCTCTTCGGTGGTCCCCAGGCCGGGCTGATCGTCGGACGACGGGAGCTCGTCGAGCGCTGCATCCACCATCCCCTGGCCCGGGCGGCCCGCCTCGACAAGACCATGCTGGCCGGTCTGGCGGCGCTGCTCGAGCTCTACCTCGCCGGACGGCAAGACGAGCTGCCCACCCTGCGCCTGCTCGGCACCCCGGCGGAGGAGCTGCACCGGCGGGCCGAACTGCTGAGCCGTAAGCTGCGGGAAAGCTCTTTGCCCGGCGTTACCATCGAGGTGACGAACACCGTCGGCCGGGCCGGTTCCGGCGCCCTGCCCCTGGTCGATTTTCCCGGTGCCGGATTACTGATCGAGCAGGCCCAACCGAACGCCCGAGAGCTGGCGCGACGCTGCCGCCGGGCCGGCGTCTACGGCAGGGTGGTCGACGACCGACTGCTGCTGGACCTGCGTTCACTTCCGCCGGAGAACGACGAAACGCTGTGCCAAATCGCCCGAGGGATCATGACCGGCGGCGACCTCTGA
- a CDS encoding sulfatase-like hydrolase/transferase yields the protein MVPELGLELVENLNPSGGDLVYIHLFDVDDPYVPPEEYRPQNDYEGRFERDSFAFTAAEIVAGNITPAETAQLQRLYEGEARVVDDYLGRILDIFEARNLWDNTALVFNGDHGEEFAEHGDYLHGGLNLHPELTHVPLVVYWPERLEGGRRVAAPVSLCDLHPTVLEALGLDYDPDLLNGVSLLDDPDPDRAVTPSAATTCPASPPTPTGSSVGSSPAPTPGCSSIATPERRPSCISTITPGPTTSPPSIPPRPRGWPNR from the coding sequence CTGGTCCCCGAGCTGGGCCTCGAGCTGGTAGAGAACCTCAACCCCAGCGGCGGCGACCTGGTCTACATCCACCTCTTCGACGTCGACGACCCCTACGTCCCGCCGGAGGAGTACCGCCCGCAAAACGACTACGAGGGCCGTTTCGAGCGCGACAGCTTCGCCTTCACCGCTGCTGAGATTGTCGCTGGAAACATCACCCCGGCTGAAACCGCCCAGCTCCAACGCCTCTACGAGGGCGAAGCCCGCGTCGTCGACGATTACCTGGGGCGGATCCTCGACATCTTCGAGGCCCGCAACCTGTGGGACAACACCGCCCTCGTCTTCAACGGCGACCACGGCGAGGAGTTCGCCGAGCACGGCGATTACCTCCACGGCGGCCTCAACCTCCACCCCGAGCTGACCCACGTGCCCCTGGTCGTCTACTGGCCCGAACGCCTCGAGGGCGGCCGCCGCGTCGCGGCACCCGTCTCCCTCTGCGACCTCCACCCCACCGTTCTGGAGGCCCTCGGCCTGGACTATGATCCGGACCTACTCAACGGCGTCTCCCTCCTCGACGACCCCGACCCCGACCGTGCCGTGACGCCCAGCGCTGCAACAACCTGTCCGGCTTCGCCGCCCACTCCGACTGGATCTTCCGTCGGATCGAGTCCGGCGCCAACGCCGGGCTGTTCCTCGATCGCGACGCCGGAACGCCGCCCGAGCTGTATCTCGACTATTACGCCCGGCCCGACGACGTCGCCGCCGAGCATCCCGCCCCGGCCGCGGGGCTGGCCGAACAGATAG
- a CDS encoding nitronate monooxygenase codes for MLRLPHLPKLTIGDMDVPLPIIQGGMGVGVSLSSLASAVADEGGVGVISAAILKGADLDGEPRDSLVSRLEFLRREIARSRRQTKGAIGVNILVALTDYDDYFQLSVERGVECIFLGAGLPLKLPPIVADAGAAKLHTKLIPIVSSGRAVELILRSWEKRYGRSPDAFVVEGPLAGGHLGFSRKQLKDPAFALEHLVGDVLEVVAQHSERLGRSIPVIAAGGVYTGGDVEHFLELGAAGVQMATRFVTTHECDAAAEFKQAYLNAKQEDIVIIDSPLGLPGRAVNNDFLRAAERGEKEPRNCSWKCMKTCDQRQAHYCIAGALEQARRGNLQHGFTFAGANAYLADEIISVKELFGSLLFEYQVAVFRRRFAEAIAGLRRRLPVFRPQSGS; via the coding sequence ATGCTACGATTACCCCATCTGCCCAAGCTGACCATTGGAGACATGGACGTCCCCCTGCCCATCATCCAGGGTGGGATGGGGGTCGGGGTGTCCTTATCCTCCCTCGCCTCGGCCGTGGCCGACGAGGGTGGAGTCGGCGTCATTTCGGCGGCCATACTCAAGGGCGCCGATCTCGACGGTGAACCCCGCGACAGCTTGGTCTCCCGCCTCGAGTTTCTGCGTCGCGAAATCGCCCGGAGCCGCCGCCAGACTAAAGGCGCCATCGGGGTCAACATCCTGGTGGCCCTGACCGATTACGATGACTACTTCCAGCTTTCCGTCGAGCGGGGCGTCGAGTGCATCTTCCTGGGTGCCGGGCTGCCGCTGAAGCTACCGCCGATCGTCGCCGACGCCGGCGCGGCGAAGCTACACACCAAACTGATCCCCATCGTTTCTTCGGGCCGGGCGGTCGAGCTGATCCTGCGGAGCTGGGAGAAGCGCTACGGCCGCTCCCCCGACGCCTTTGTCGTCGAGGGCCCCCTGGCCGGCGGTCACCTGGGCTTCAGCCGAAAACAGCTCAAAGACCCGGCCTTCGCCCTCGAACACCTCGTCGGCGACGTGCTGGAGGTAGTCGCCCAACACAGCGAACGCCTCGGTCGATCAATCCCGGTGATCGCCGCCGGCGGCGTTTACACCGGCGGCGACGTCGAACATTTTCTCGAGCTGGGTGCCGCCGGGGTCCAGATGGCCACCCGCTTCGTGACCACCCACGAGTGCGATGCCGCCGCGGAATTCAAGCAGGCCTACCTGAACGCCAAACAGGAAGACATCGTCATCATCGACAGCCCCCTGGGGCTGCCGGGCCGGGCGGTCAACAACGACTTCCTGCGGGCCGCCGAGCGTGGCGAAAAGGAGCCGCGCAACTGCTCCTGGAAGTGCATGAAGACCTGCGACCAGCGTCAGGCGCACTACTGTATCGCCGGGGCTCTCGAGCAGGCCCGGCGCGGCAATCTGCAGCACGGTTTCACCTTCGCCGGGGCCAATGCCTATTTGGCCGATGAGATAATCTCCGTCAAAGAGCTATTCGGTTCTCTGCTTTTCGAGTACCAGGTGGCGGTCTTCCGGCGCCGCTTCGCCGAAGCTATTGCAGGTTTGCGCAGGCGCCTGCCCGTCTTCAGACCCCAGAGCGGTTCCTAG
- a CDS encoding TIGR00725 family protein — protein MSVIGGSSCDAATADIAEEVGRRLAAAGAVLVCGGYGGVMAAACRGARAVGGTTIGILRGYDHDEGNAELTLALPTGMRLARNILVVAAGEAVIAIDGSYGTLSEIALALNIDRPVVSLGSWNPEAGARRGGRGSYRGTLEIAESPDAAVERALALARERREEKA, from the coding sequence ATCAGCGTCATCGGTGGTTCGAGCTGCGACGCCGCTACGGCGGACATCGCCGAAGAGGTCGGCCGTCGTCTGGCCGCCGCCGGCGCGGTCCTCGTCTGCGGCGGCTACGGCGGGGTGATGGCCGCCGCCTGCCGCGGCGCCCGCGCCGTCGGCGGTACGACCATCGGCATCCTGCGCGGCTACGACCACGACGAGGGCAACGCCGAGCTGACCCTCGCCCTGCCCACAGGGATGCGCCTGGCGCGCAACATCCTCGTCGTCGCCGCCGGTGAAGCCGTCATCGCCATCGACGGCTCCTACGGCACCCTCTCCGAGATCGCCCTGGCTCTCAACATCGACCGCCCCGTGGTCAGCCTGGGCAGTTGGAACCCGGAGGCTGGGGCGCGCCGCGGCGGTCGGGGCTCCTACCGCGGCACGCTAGAAATCGCCGAATCCCCCGACGCCGCCGTCGAGCGGGCCCTCGCCCTGGCCCGGGAACGCCGGGAGGAGAAAGCATGA
- a CDS encoding peptidoglycan DD-metalloendopeptidase family protein, with the protein MRSDRFTVIINRDNILGTYRRDYSRRGVRNFFIILGLFLVGSSVLVLLYSDNVRKNLELYSLGLTDERQQEQLTNSHDRVAELSSRLDQQREVTDIARLLHTLGPVPAAEREGGIGGVELGHLLEGFPQITSSDLDHLSQRYFERTLRLSGAVRMETTLVNETIERSRREADIRNHTPTIKPVVGHIISYIGNRIHPITGRIHFHRGIDIQAAWGTPIFAPADGVISFAGVRGGYGKTCFVDHGYGYQTRYGHCSTLHVVEGQEVERGQIIAEIGSTGMSTGPHLHYEVLVEGSVTNPLAYIYPDYEFD; encoded by the coding sequence ATGCGCAGCGATCGCTTCACCGTCATCATCAACCGGGACAACATCCTGGGCACCTACCGCCGCGACTACTCCCGTCGCGGGGTGCGCAATTTCTTCATCATCCTGGGTCTGTTCCTCGTCGGCTCGTCCGTCCTGGTCCTGCTCTACTCCGACAACGTCCGCAAGAATCTGGAGTTGTACTCCCTCGGCTTGACCGACGAGCGTCAACAGGAACAGCTCACCAACTCCCACGATCGCGTGGCCGAGTTGAGTTCCCGACTTGACCAACAACGCGAAGTCACCGATATAGCCCGTTTACTGCACACCCTGGGGCCGGTCCCGGCCGCCGAACGCGAGGGGGGCATCGGCGGTGTCGAGCTGGGTCATCTCTTGGAGGGCTTTCCGCAAATCACCAGCTCCGATCTCGATCACCTTTCGCAACGCTACTTCGAGCGCACCCTGCGACTGAGCGGAGCGGTCCGGATGGAAACCACCCTGGTCAACGAAACCATCGAGCGCTCACGCCGCGAGGCCGACATCCGCAATCATACGCCGACGATCAAGCCCGTCGTCGGCCACATCATCAGCTACATCGGCAACCGTATCCACCCGATCACCGGTCGGATCCATTTCCACCGGGGCATCGATATCCAGGCGGCCTGGGGCACACCGATCTTCGCTCCCGCCGACGGCGTGATCAGCTTCGCCGGGGTTCGCGGCGGCTACGGCAAAACCTGCTTCGTCGATCACGGCTACGGCTACCAGACCCGCTACGGCCACTGCTCGACCCTTCACGTCGTCGAGGGTCAGGAGGTCGAGCGGGGACAGATCATCGCCGAGATCGGTTCGACGGGGATGTCCACCGGTCCCCACCTGCATTACGAAGTTCTGGTCGAGGGCAGCGTCACCAATCCGCTGGCCTATATCTACCCCGATTACGAGTTCGACTGA
- a CDS encoding acylphosphatase (catalyzes the hydrolysis of acylphosphate), which yields MSALTARIHGRVQGVGFRYFVLRHARSLGLTGTVANLPDGSVRVVVEGGRDELQQLLRLLKRGPATAAVDKVDVQWTPPTKRYRDFTVDY from the coding sequence ATGAGCGCCCTGACCGCCCGCATCCACGGCCGCGTCCAGGGCGTCGGCTTCCGCTACTTCGTCCTGCGCCACGCCCGGAGCCTCGGCCTGACCGGCACCGTGGCCAACCTGCCCGACGGCAGTGTCCGCGTCGTCGTCGAGGGCGGCCGCGATGAACTCCAACAACTACTACGCCTGCTCAAGCGTGGCCCGGCGACCGCTGCCGTCGACAAGGTCGACGTCCAGTGGACCCCGCCGACCAAGCGCTACCGCGATTTCACCGTCGACTACTGA
- a CDS encoding YtxH domain-containing protein: MKKLLTLTLIGIFALVALSFTACESEEEEAAEEAAAALEEMGEEMEAAAEEAAAEAEEMAADAAEAAEEAVSEAEEAADEAAAETEAAAEEAEGEAEQTEESAQ, translated from the coding sequence ATGAAGAAACTACTCACTCTCACCTTGATCGGCATTTTCGCGCTGGTCGCGCTGAGCTTCACCGCCTGCGAGAGCGAAGAGGAAGAGGCCGCTGAGGAGGCCGCTGCCGCGCTCGAGGAAATGGGCGAGGAGATGGAAGCCGCCGCCGAAGAAGCCGCCGCCGAAGCCGAGGAAATGGCCGCCGACGCTGCTGAAGCCGCTGAGGAAGCCGTCTCCGAAGCCGAGGAAGCCGCTGATGAGGCCGCCGCTGAAACCGAGGCCGCCGCTGAAGAGGCCGAAGGTGAGGCTGAGCAGACCGAAGAGTCCGCTCAGTAA